One Synechococcus sp. JA-2-3B'a(2-13) genomic window carries:
- a CDS encoding RecQ family ATP-dependent DNA helicase: MQDWQQIQQALKQHWGYETLRPPQDQVIRALLDKRDALVVLPTGFGKSLCFQLAALLQRGVMLVVSPLIALMEDQVQDLWKRKLPAACLHSELDPALRKRVLKALEENRLRLLYLGPETLFSPPVWQRLQQPQVHINGLIVDEAHTLVHWGGSFRPDYRRLGLLRPALAPVKSSFPIAAFTATADPQTCSRLSQILELRDPEHIRADPLRANLSLNVAIAWSPADRRRRLLRFLGENPGSGLVYVRTRRDGEELAEWLGRQNLKTATYHGGLEAGSRRRLERAWLQGELRFLVCTNAFGMGINKPDVRWVLHFHPPPSLMDYLQEVGRGGRDGGPCRALMLVSEPTGMLDPSDRRRQAYFYSQQERLQARARHLLQTLPQQGSYADLPPGEVRVALGLLQEMGCLHWPDPFHFQVLHRRWQPLRREDPWQGMEALIHARGCRWQAILPYFGYPGEQPGLPCGTCDRCRLSR, from the coding sequence TTGCAGGATTGGCAGCAAATCCAACAGGCCCTCAAGCAACACTGGGGTTACGAGACGCTGCGCCCACCCCAGGATCAGGTGATCCGCGCTCTGCTGGACAAGCGCGACGCGCTGGTGGTGTTGCCGACGGGGTTTGGCAAATCCCTGTGCTTTCAGCTAGCAGCTCTGCTGCAAAGGGGGGTGATGCTGGTGGTTTCACCCCTAATCGCCCTCATGGAAGACCAAGTTCAGGATCTTTGGAAACGCAAGCTGCCGGCAGCCTGTCTCCACAGCGAACTGGATCCGGCCCTGCGCAAGCGGGTGTTGAAGGCCCTTGAGGAAAACCGACTGCGCCTGCTCTATTTGGGGCCGGAGACCCTATTCAGCCCCCCCGTTTGGCAACGGCTGCAACAGCCTCAGGTGCACATCAACGGCCTGATCGTGGATGAGGCCCATACGTTGGTGCATTGGGGGGGATCCTTCCGGCCCGACTACCGCCGTCTGGGATTGCTGCGCCCGGCTCTGGCCCCGGTGAAGTCCTCCTTTCCCATTGCCGCTTTTACCGCCACGGCTGACCCCCAAACCTGCAGCCGCCTCAGCCAAATCCTAGAGCTGCGGGATCCGGAGCACATTCGCGCCGATCCCCTGCGGGCCAACCTCTCCCTCAATGTGGCGATAGCCTGGAGCCCGGCGGATCGCCGTCGTCGTCTGCTGCGATTCCTGGGCGAGAATCCCGGGTCGGGTCTGGTCTATGTGCGCACCCGACGGGATGGGGAAGAGCTGGCCGAGTGGCTGGGCCGACAGAACTTGAAAACCGCCACCTACCATGGGGGACTGGAAGCGGGATCCCGCCGTCGGCTGGAACGGGCCTGGCTGCAGGGGGAACTGCGCTTTCTGGTCTGCACCAACGCCTTTGGCATGGGCATCAACAAGCCGGACGTGCGTTGGGTACTGCACTTTCATCCCCCGCCCAGCTTGATGGATTATTTGCAAGAGGTGGGGCGAGGTGGTCGGGATGGTGGCCCTTGTCGGGCCCTGATGCTGGTCTCGGAGCCGACGGGCATGCTGGATCCCAGCGATCGCCGGCGCCAAGCCTATTTCTATTCCCAGCAGGAGCGCCTTCAGGCCCGAGCACGCCACCTGCTCCAAACCCTACCCCAGCAGGGATCCTACGCCGACCTGCCGCCTGGAGAGGTACGGGTGGCCCTGGGTCTATTGCAGGAGATGGGCTGCCTGCACTGGCCGGATCCCTTTCACTTTCAGGTGTTACACCGCCGTTGGCAGCCTTTAAGACGAGAGGATCCCTGGCAAGGGATGGAAGCCCTCATCCACGCCCGCGGCTGTCGGTGGCAGGCGATCTTGCCCTATTTTGGCTACCCTGGGGAGCAGCCCGGCCTGCCCTGTGGCACCTGTGACCGTTGTCGGCTTTCTCGTTAG
- the hisB gene encoding imidazoleglycerol-phosphate dehydratase HisB, whose amino-acid sequence MTALDSSRLLQPRTASVHRRTGETDVQIHLNLDGSGRHEIDTGIPFLDHMLAQLSTHGLIDLQIKAIGDLHIDDHHTNEDVGITLGQALAQALQDRRGIHRFGHFWAPLDEALVQVVLDFSGRPHLSYGLELPTERIGRYETQLVREFYQAVVNHAQLTLHIRQAAGLNAHHIVEASFKAFARALRMAVERDPRRQEGIPSSKGVL is encoded by the coding sequence ATGACTGCCCTCGACTCCTCGCGCCTGCTCCAGCCCAGAACGGCCTCTGTTCACCGTCGCACTGGAGAAACGGATGTCCAAATTCATCTGAACCTGGATGGCAGCGGGCGCCATGAGATCGATACTGGGATCCCCTTTTTGGATCACATGCTGGCCCAGCTCAGCACCCACGGGCTGATCGACCTGCAGATCAAGGCCATAGGGGATCTGCACATCGACGATCACCACACCAACGAAGATGTGGGCATCACGCTGGGACAAGCCCTGGCGCAGGCTCTGCAGGATCGGCGTGGCATTCATCGCTTCGGCCATTTTTGGGCACCTTTGGATGAAGCTTTGGTGCAGGTGGTGCTGGATTTCTCCGGGCGTCCTCACCTCAGCTATGGCCTGGAGCTGCCCACGGAGCGCATTGGCCGCTACGAAACCCAGTTGGTGCGGGAGTTTTATCAGGCGGTGGTCAACCACGCCCAGCTCACTTTGCACATTCGCCAGGCTGCCGGCCTCAATGCCCACCATATTGTCGAGGCCAGTTTTAAGGCGTTTGCCCGCGCCCTGCGCATGGCCGTAGAACGGGATCCCCGCCGACAAGAAGGGATCCCCAGTTCGAAGGGAGTACTCTAG
- a CDS encoding photosystem II protein Y translates to MDIDLRPLIVLSPIVLVVAWAAYNIIKAAIKGEAKLFGEKGNNPFGKGGS, encoded by the coding sequence ATGGACATTGATCTCCGTCCGCTGATCGTTCTGTCGCCCATTGTTTTGGTGGTTGCCTGGGCTGCCTACAACATCATCAAGGCTGCCATCAAGGGAGAAGCCAAGCTCTTCGGAGAGAAGGGCAACAACCCCTTCGGCAAAGGCGGGAGCTGA
- a CDS encoding NAD(P)/FAD-dependent oxidoreductase, producing MLGEETQAAVTPSERARSTSADVIVIGAGVAGLVCARQLLRAGLQVLVLEKSAGLGGRMATRRVEHAGQTVPVDHGAQYLTADSDGFYRWVKELLGLGLLAEWTRSLHVLDREGLRPEDPNDEKPRYVCPQGMTMLAKHLAAPLSVHTQTRVVSLKPLATSWQLRAENGQCYEAAALVATIPAPQLLPLLREGIPSAENLLPLLESAQYQPCLAVLAGYSEHTPPWKGIKCLEDPMLAWLGLDSSKRLQPLPPVVVLHGGAEWSSLYLEAGPSELEKAGRELLAHAAQRLDPWLASPQWMQVHRWRYALPLETTGLASLSTRVPVSAAEGLPLVCAGDWCAGGRVEGAWLSGHNAAKTLLEMLSGK from the coding sequence ATGCTAGGTGAGGAGACCCAGGCAGCGGTAACCCCTTCCGAGAGAGCCCGCTCAACATCCGCCGATGTGATTGTCATCGGGGCGGGAGTGGCCGGCTTGGTGTGTGCAAGGCAACTGCTGCGGGCAGGGCTCCAGGTTCTGGTGCTGGAAAAATCGGCAGGCTTGGGCGGGCGCATGGCCACCCGTCGAGTTGAGCACGCTGGGCAAACGGTGCCAGTGGATCATGGGGCTCAATACCTGACTGCCGATTCGGATGGCTTTTATCGCTGGGTGAAGGAGCTGCTGGGCCTGGGGCTGCTGGCGGAATGGACGCGCTCGCTGCATGTGCTGGATCGAGAAGGGCTGCGCCCAGAGGATCCCAATGATGAAAAACCGCGCTATGTCTGCCCCCAGGGCATGACAATGCTGGCCAAACACTTGGCTGCCCCGCTGTCGGTACACACCCAAACTCGTGTGGTCAGCCTCAAACCTTTGGCAACAAGCTGGCAATTGAGGGCGGAGAACGGCCAATGCTACGAGGCTGCTGCCCTGGTGGCGACAATTCCGGCCCCCCAGTTGCTGCCCCTGCTCCGGGAAGGGATCCCTTCGGCTGAAAACCTGTTGCCTCTGCTGGAATCCGCCCAGTATCAACCCTGCCTTGCGGTTTTGGCGGGCTACTCTGAGCATACGCCGCCTTGGAAGGGGATCAAGTGCTTGGAGGATCCGATGTTGGCCTGGCTGGGACTGGACAGCAGCAAGCGCCTGCAGCCGCTCCCGCCTGTGGTGGTCTTGCATGGGGGGGCGGAGTGGTCATCTCTGTACTTGGAGGCCGGCCCCTCTGAGCTGGAAAAGGCCGGTCGAGAATTGCTGGCCCACGCAGCCCAACGGCTGGATCCCTGGTTGGCTTCGCCACAATGGATGCAGGTGCACCGTTGGCGCTACGCATTGCCTTTGGAAACCACGGGATTGGCCAGCTTAAGCACCCGTGTGCCGGTTTCCGCTGCTGAGGGATTGCCTTTGGTTTGTGCCGGCGATTGGTGCGCCGGAGGGCGCGTAGAGGGGGCTTGGCTCTCAGGACACAATGCCGCCAAAACCTTGCTCGAAATGCTTTCTGGGAAATGA
- a CDS encoding 6-carboxytetrahydropterin synthase: protein MSRICTIYRRAQFAASHRYWLPELSEAENLARFGPNARFPGHGHNYVLEVGMSGEVDDYGMVLNLSEVKQVIRQRVIQDLNFAYLNQAWPEFAQTLPTTEFIAYVIWQRLADALPLTSVRLYEDPELWAEYRGEAMQAYLTVATHFSAAHRLALDHLSFEENSAIYGLCARPHGHGHNYGLEITVKGSIDPRTGMIVDLAALQRLIEEQVVKPLDHTFLNKDIPYFAQVVPTAENIALYIQRLLTLPLRELGVQLHRVRLQESPNNSSEVYGEFPLEELLNSSEGQDVASSASGSRIAMQG, encoded by the coding sequence ATGTCCAGAATCTGTACAATCTACCGCCGTGCGCAATTTGCCGCCAGCCATCGGTACTGGTTGCCCGAACTCTCAGAAGCCGAGAACTTAGCCCGCTTTGGCCCAAATGCCCGTTTTCCCGGCCATGGCCACAACTATGTGCTGGAGGTGGGCATGAGTGGTGAGGTGGATGACTATGGGATGGTGCTCAACCTCTCGGAGGTGAAGCAGGTGATCCGGCAGCGGGTGATTCAAGATCTCAACTTTGCTTATCTAAATCAAGCTTGGCCGGAGTTTGCCCAAACCTTGCCCACTACCGAGTTTATCGCTTACGTGATTTGGCAACGCCTGGCCGATGCCTTGCCCCTAACCAGCGTCCGTCTGTACGAAGATCCTGAGCTTTGGGCCGAATACCGAGGAGAAGCCATGCAAGCCTACTTGACTGTTGCCACCCATTTCAGCGCCGCCCACCGCTTGGCTCTGGATCACCTGAGTTTTGAAGAAAACAGCGCCATCTACGGCCTCTGTGCCCGTCCCCACGGCCACGGCCACAACTACGGCCTGGAGATCACCGTCAAGGGATCCATCGACCCGCGCACGGGGATGATCGTGGACTTGGCGGCCCTGCAGCGGCTGATCGAGGAGCAGGTGGTGAAGCCGCTGGATCACACCTTTTTGAACAAAGACATTCCCTACTTTGCCCAGGTGGTGCCTACTGCCGAAAACATCGCCCTCTACATCCAGCGGCTGCTGACTCTGCCCCTGCGGGAGCTGGGGGTGCAGTTGCATCGGGTTCGCCTGCAGGAGAGTCCCAACAACAGCAGCGAGGTCTACGGGGAGTTTCCGCTGGAAGAGCTGCTCAACTCCTCAGAAGGACAAGATGTGGCTTCTTCCGCTTCTGGCAGCCGTATTGCCATGCAGGGCTGA
- a CDS encoding DNA double-strand break repair nuclease NurA — protein sequence MLDLVKLSGQIPAFTRHLQQESKASQERLRQAWQVFERWQQEPQVWQSRWVEWGSHLSFVCASPAEPPEAWGSLPKVEPLQGRHTVVATDGSQILPSHHEIAYCSLINVGRVVLHYGTQEWPLLDSQPLLLYGDGPLAQQNRSDSPLSEPRAEGLPRAPLNRRDSRPQRAPGERNPTSGTESSLGLEEILALRRSQAELEELARLALSVPRRRTTLALLDGSLIPWGLEPLPQSARRPWLDPILATLEQLRAARIPLVGYISASRSSETLNYLRLGLCPYLGCDCYRYCPGEKSPPCHPFAPLADRVFWGSLLQPGERSPLWRSGASVLDAFGEHHVHCCYLNVGEGSLGQAEIARLEFPAWVVQDAELLQRALAGVLSQVHKGFGYPIALAEAHHLAVVRSGDRQRFFALIEQELLRAGLRHVAVSRKEAQKRSGIA from the coding sequence ATGTTGGATCTGGTTAAGCTGAGCGGGCAAATTCCTGCGTTCACCCGGCACCTGCAACAGGAGTCGAAAGCCAGCCAAGAACGCCTCCGCCAAGCCTGGCAAGTTTTCGAGCGCTGGCAGCAGGAGCCGCAGGTTTGGCAGTCCCGCTGGGTGGAGTGGGGATCCCATCTGTCGTTTGTTTGCGCCAGCCCTGCCGAGCCGCCGGAAGCTTGGGGATCCCTGCCCAAGGTCGAGCCTCTGCAGGGGCGACACACGGTGGTGGCCACGGATGGATCCCAGATTTTGCCCAGTCACCACGAGATTGCCTACTGCTCGCTGATCAATGTTGGGCGCGTGGTTCTCCACTACGGCACCCAGGAGTGGCCGCTCCTGGACAGCCAGCCCCTGCTGCTGTATGGAGATGGGCCCCTTGCCCAGCAAAACCGCTCAGACTCCCCTCTCTCGGAACCGCGGGCAGAAGGGTTGCCGAGGGCCCCCCTTAACCGGCGAGACTCTCGCCCGCAGCGCGCTCCAGGTGAACGCAATCCTACCAGCGGCACGGAGTCCTCGTTGGGGCTGGAAGAGATACTGGCCTTACGACGCTCCCAAGCGGAACTGGAGGAGCTGGCTCGTTTGGCCCTGTCGGTGCCCCGTCGCCGCACCACGCTGGCGCTCCTGGATGGATCCCTAATCCCTTGGGGACTGGAGCCTCTGCCCCAGTCGGCCCGGCGCCCCTGGTTGGATCCCATTCTGGCGACCTTGGAGCAGTTGCGGGCGGCCCGCATTCCTCTCGTGGGTTACATCAGCGCCTCCCGCAGCAGCGAAACCCTCAACTACCTGCGCTTGGGGCTGTGCCCGTACCTGGGCTGTGACTGCTACCGCTACTGTCCCGGCGAGAAGTCTCCTCCCTGCCATCCCTTCGCCCCCCTGGCAGACCGCGTCTTTTGGGGATCCCTGCTGCAGCCGGGAGAGCGCAGCCCCCTTTGGCGCAGCGGCGCCAGCGTGTTGGACGCCTTCGGGGAACACCACGTCCACTGTTGTTACCTCAATGTTGGCGAGGGATCCCTGGGCCAAGCCGAAATTGCTCGCCTGGAGTTTCCCGCTTGGGTGGTCCAGGATGCGGAGTTGCTGCAGCGGGCTCTGGCAGGGGTGCTGAGCCAAGTGCACAAGGGCTTTGGCTACCCCATCGCCTTGGCGGAAGCCCATCATTTGGCGGTGGTGAGAAGCGGGGATCGGCAGCGGTTTTTTGCCTTGATCGAGCAGGAGCTGCTCCGGGCCGGCCTGCGCCACGTGGCCGTCTCCCGCAAGGAAGCCCAGAAGCGGAGTGGCATTGCCTGA
- the treS gene encoding maltose alpha-D-glucosyltransferase, giving the protein MTDMMIRAPLRSLISPLTHDPLWYKDAIIYELPARAFFDSDGDGVGDFQGLTEKLDYLQELGITAVWLLPFFPSPLKDDGYDVSDFTSVHPDLGTLEDFKIFLEAAHKRGIRVIIELILNHTSDQHPWFQRARRAAPGTPERDFYVWSDTPEKYKEARIIFQDFEASNWTWDSAAKAYYWHRFYSHQPDLNYDNPAVQKAMFEVVDFWLSLGVDGMRLDAVPYLYEREGTTCESLPETHAFLKALRRHIDQRYPGRMLLAEANQWPEDAVAYFGDGDECHMEFHFPLMPRLFMAIQMEDRFPIIDILQQTPPIPETCQWALFLRNHDELTLEMVTDEERDYMYQVYAKDPNARVNLGIRRRLAPLLGNSRRRIELMNSLLFSLPGTPVIYYGDEIGMGDNIYLGDRNSVRTPMQWSADRNAGFSRANPQKLYLPIVIDAEYHYEAVNVEAQRNNPHSLWWTMKRLIAVRKRFQAFGRGSFELLHPENRKVLAFMRAFGDERILVVANLSRYAQWVGLDLSPWEGLIPVEIFGHTEFPPIGRLPYFLTLGPHSFYWFSLEPKTETIHLSPSKAEEQERLVPLVVQSGSPLVVQSGSWDSLLQGESQKQLEAVLADYLYRCRWFGSQNRQLQAIHILQAIPCRREEESLLGSQILLLQAEFIEGDTQLYSLPVGYATQEAAVHLRLEMPQAVILPVQVAGGPAGVIFNALADKSFLLRLLQLIAQQGRLRHRQGELWATSFAALEHDLEPRLLKAEQSYASVVYGNHYLLKLYHRVAEGVNPELEIGRYLLEHHPQVRVPRLLGSLEYRRRRGARGFDPADQPITLAILQEYIPNEGDAWHYTLDSLGQFFEAVLVHYQEVDPVPVPQGSFLELSQQPLPELAYATIGSYLESVRILAKRTAELHIALAADTENKDFAPEPFSSLYQRSVYQSMRNLVGQVFPLLFASAGRSPYKQLPKLPEAEANLARAVCDQEGEIMSRFRLILERKITALRTRCHGDYHLGQVLFTGKDFVIIDFEGEPARSLGERRLKRCPLRDVAGMLRSFHYAVHTALRQQLESGLVCADHCPDMMRWAQFWHRWVCAGFLAEYLQVASQAAFLPRSLQEIEVLLDAYLLEKAIYELGYELNHRPEWVEIPLRGILQLLGISTKV; this is encoded by the coding sequence ATGACCGACATGATGATCCGAGCCCCTCTGCGCAGCCTCATCTCCCCCCTCACCCACGACCCCCTTTGGTACAAAGATGCAATCATCTACGAGCTGCCGGCACGGGCCTTTTTCGACAGCGACGGCGATGGCGTGGGCGACTTCCAGGGCCTGACCGAAAAGCTGGACTACTTGCAAGAACTGGGGATTACAGCCGTCTGGCTGCTGCCGTTTTTCCCCTCGCCTTTAAAAGATGACGGCTACGACGTTTCTGACTTTACCAGTGTTCACCCTGACTTGGGCACCCTAGAAGACTTCAAGATCTTTCTGGAGGCTGCCCATAAGCGGGGGATTCGCGTCATCATTGAGCTCATCCTCAACCACACTTCGGATCAGCACCCCTGGTTTCAGCGGGCCAGACGAGCTGCCCCCGGCACCCCCGAGCGGGACTTTTACGTTTGGAGCGATACCCCCGAAAAGTACAAAGAGGCCCGCATTATCTTTCAAGACTTTGAAGCCTCCAACTGGACCTGGGATTCAGCGGCCAAGGCTTACTACTGGCACCGCTTTTACTCCCACCAGCCAGATCTCAACTACGACAACCCCGCCGTACAAAAAGCCATGTTCGAGGTGGTGGACTTTTGGCTGAGCTTGGGGGTAGATGGCATGCGGCTGGACGCGGTGCCTTATCTCTACGAGCGGGAGGGCACCACCTGCGAGAGCCTACCGGAGACCCATGCCTTTCTCAAGGCTCTGCGCCGACACATTGACCAAAGGTATCCTGGCCGCATGCTGCTGGCGGAGGCCAACCAGTGGCCAGAAGATGCTGTGGCCTACTTCGGCGATGGGGACGAGTGCCACATGGAGTTCCACTTTCCCCTCATGCCACGGCTGTTTATGGCCATCCAGATGGAGGATCGCTTCCCCATCATTGACATCCTGCAACAAACCCCTCCCATTCCTGAAACCTGCCAGTGGGCCCTCTTCCTGCGCAACCACGACGAGCTCACCCTGGAGATGGTCACTGACGAGGAGCGGGACTACATGTACCAGGTGTACGCCAAGGATCCCAACGCGCGGGTGAACCTGGGGATCCGCCGCCGCTTGGCCCCCCTGCTGGGCAACAGCCGCCGCCGCATCGAGCTGATGAACAGCCTGCTGTTTTCTCTGCCCGGCACGCCGGTCATCTACTACGGGGACGAGATCGGCATGGGGGACAACATCTACCTGGGGGATCGCAATAGCGTGCGCACCCCCATGCAGTGGAGCGCCGACCGCAACGCCGGCTTTTCGCGGGCCAACCCTCAGAAGCTCTACCTGCCCATCGTCATCGACGCCGAGTACCACTACGAAGCTGTCAATGTGGAGGCGCAGCGAAACAACCCCCATTCCCTGTGGTGGACCATGAAGCGGCTCATCGCCGTGCGCAAGCGATTCCAAGCTTTTGGCCGCGGCTCCTTTGAGCTGCTCCACCCGGAAAATCGCAAGGTGCTTGCCTTTATGCGGGCCTTTGGCGATGAGCGCATCTTGGTGGTGGCCAATCTCTCCCGCTACGCCCAGTGGGTGGGGCTGGATCTATCGCCGTGGGAAGGATTGATCCCGGTGGAGATCTTTGGCCACACCGAGTTTCCCCCTATTGGGCGACTGCCCTATTTCCTAACGCTAGGCCCCCATTCCTTTTACTGGTTTTCCCTTGAGCCCAAAACGGAGACCATCCACCTCAGCCCCAGCAAAGCGGAGGAGCAGGAACGCCTGGTCCCTCTGGTTGTTCAAAGTGGTAGTCCTCTGGTTGTTCAAAGTGGTAGTTGGGACAGTCTCTTGCAAGGGGAAAGCCAAAAGCAGCTGGAGGCAGTCTTGGCGGACTACCTCTACCGCTGTCGTTGGTTTGGCTCCCAAAACCGCCAGCTCCAGGCGATCCATATCCTGCAGGCTATCCCCTGCCGCCGAGAAGAGGAGTCCTTGCTGGGCAGCCAGATCTTGCTTCTCCAGGCCGAGTTTATCGAGGGCGATACGCAGCTCTACTCTCTCCCTGTGGGCTATGCCACCCAAGAAGCAGCCGTACACCTGCGCCTAGAGATGCCCCAGGCGGTCATCCTCCCTGTGCAAGTGGCCGGAGGGCCGGCGGGAGTAATTTTCAACGCTCTGGCTGACAAAAGCTTCTTGCTGCGGCTGCTGCAGCTAATTGCCCAGCAGGGCCGCCTGCGTCACCGTCAGGGAGAGCTCTGGGCCACTAGCTTTGCTGCCCTTGAGCATGACCTGGAACCCCGCCTCCTCAAGGCGGAGCAGAGCTACGCCTCCGTTGTCTATGGCAACCACTACCTCCTCAAGCTCTACCACCGGGTGGCCGAGGGGGTAAACCCAGAGCTGGAGATAGGCCGCTACCTGCTGGAGCACCATCCCCAGGTGCGGGTGCCACGGCTGCTGGGATCCCTGGAGTATCGCCGTCGTCGCGGGGCCCGTGGGTTTGATCCCGCCGATCAGCCCATTACCCTGGCCATTTTGCAGGAGTACATCCCCAACGAGGGAGATGCCTGGCACTACACCCTGGACAGCCTGGGGCAATTTTTTGAGGCGGTGCTGGTTCACTACCAAGAGGTGGATCCCGTGCCCGTGCCGCAGGGATCCTTCTTGGAGCTTTCCCAACAGCCCTTGCCGGAGCTGGCCTACGCCACCATCGGCAGCTACCTAGAATCGGTGCGGATCTTGGCCAAGCGCACCGCCGAGCTGCACATCGCCCTGGCTGCCGATACGGAGAACAAAGACTTTGCCCCAGAGCCTTTCTCCAGCCTGTACCAGCGCTCCGTTTACCAGTCCATGCGCAACTTGGTGGGGCAGGTGTTTCCGCTGCTGTTCGCGTCAGCGGGACGGAGTCCTTATAAGCAGCTCCCCAAGCTGCCGGAAGCAGAGGCCAACTTGGCTCGGGCTGTTTGCGACCAAGAAGGGGAAATCATGAGCCGCTTCCGCCTGATCCTGGAGCGGAAGATCACCGCCCTGCGTACCCGCTGCCACGGGGATTACCACCTGGGCCAGGTGCTGTTTACCGGCAAAGACTTTGTCATCATCGACTTTGAAGGGGAGCCGGCCCGCTCTTTGGGCGAACGGCGTCTCAAGCGTTGCCCCTTACGGGATGTGGCGGGGATGCTGCGATCCTTCCACTATGCTGTCCACACAGCTTTGCGCCAGCAACTGGAGAGCGGCTTGGTCTGCGCCGACCACTGCCCCGACATGATGCGGTGGGCCCAGTTTTGGCACCGCTGGGTCTGCGCGGGCTTTTTGGCCGAATATCTGCAGGTGGCTTCCCAAGCGGCTTTTTTGCCCCGCAGCCTGCAAGAGATAGAGGTGTTGTTGGACGCCTATCTGCTGGAAAAAGCCATTTACGAGCTGGGCTATGAGTTGAACCACCGCCCCGAGTGGGTGGAGATTCCCCTGCGCGGGATCTTGCAACTGCTGGGCATTTCCACCAAGGTTTAG
- a CDS encoding SOS response-associated peptidase, producing the protein MCGRFSLAVAPEVLMQHFGLPAAAQERAAVPRYNIAPSQPVLAVVAGSLQRKATHFRWGLIPAWSQAAKAGLINARSETVAEKPSFREAFRRRRCLIPADGFYEWADQGTGKKGRQPYWFHLLDRPVFAFAGIWERWRSPEGVEVETCAILNTAANRLMQLFHERMPVILTENDYDLWLDPQVQDPKLLLPLLRPYPAEAMAAYPVSTYVNNPRHEDPACRAPIGEAVQGSSLSEPAGSASPAVVPASLPIP; encoded by the coding sequence ATGTGTGGACGGTTTAGCCTGGCAGTGGCCCCAGAAGTGCTGATGCAGCATTTCGGCTTGCCGGCGGCAGCCCAAGAAAGGGCAGCTGTCCCCCGGTATAACATCGCTCCTTCTCAGCCGGTGCTGGCGGTGGTGGCGGGATCCCTTCAGCGCAAGGCAACCCATTTTCGCTGGGGCCTGATCCCCGCTTGGAGCCAAGCCGCCAAGGCCGGGTTGATCAATGCTCGTTCTGAAACGGTGGCCGAGAAGCCTTCTTTCCGCGAAGCTTTCCGCCGTCGTCGCTGCCTGATCCCGGCAGATGGCTTCTACGAGTGGGCCGACCAGGGTACAGGCAAGAAGGGCAGACAACCCTACTGGTTTCACCTGCTGGATCGACCGGTATTTGCCTTTGCCGGGATTTGGGAACGCTGGCGCAGTCCAGAGGGGGTGGAGGTGGAAACCTGTGCCATCCTCAACACCGCTGCCAACCGTCTGATGCAGCTTTTTCACGAGCGGATGCCCGTGATTTTGACGGAAAACGACTACGACCTCTGGCTGGATCCCCAGGTGCAGGATCCCAAGCTGCTTTTGCCCTTGCTCCGCCCCTACCCAGCAGAAGCCATGGCGGCTTATCCGGTCAGCACCTATGTGAACAACCCCCGCCACGAGGATCCCGCTTGCCGTGCTCCTATCGGAGAAGCAGTGCAGGGATCCAGCCTCAGCGAGCCCGCTGGTAGCGCATCCCCGGCAGTTGTACCAGCCAGCCTTCCAATTCCATAA
- the dprA gene encoding DNA-processing protein DprA, whose protein sequence is MKGIGPHRLKRLAEFFGSLERAWQADAPALRQVEGIGPTLAQAIVSARPGLDPEQILEETLKAGIPFLTPADPDYPPLLWEVPDPPPILYALGECPNWQQPAIAIVGTRAPTAYGRQWTQKVSAALAEAGCVVVSGLATGIDGIAHQACLDAGGKTVAVVGTGVDKVYPAHHQALYRRILAQGAILSEYPPGTPPAKEHFPQRNRIIAGLCRATLVMEAPETSGALITAHLANHYGREVYALPGNIDTAAARGCLQLIRDGAGMILGIEELLKDLGLLQGSPVLKQPSSTGPSDPQQQLLWQLLGEGILSLDALAQASQMDIATLSSTLLLMELEGWLVQLPGMRYQRAR, encoded by the coding sequence ATCAAAGGGATTGGCCCCCACCGGCTCAAGCGGCTGGCGGAGTTTTTTGGATCCCTGGAGCGGGCTTGGCAAGCGGATGCCCCGGCCCTGCGGCAGGTGGAAGGCATTGGCCCCACCCTGGCCCAGGCTATTGTCTCTGCCCGTCCTGGCCTTGATCCCGAGCAGATCCTGGAGGAAACCCTCAAAGCGGGGATCCCCTTTCTCACGCCTGCAGATCCGGACTATCCGCCGCTGCTGTGGGAGGTGCCAGATCCCCCGCCCATTCTCTATGCCCTAGGAGAATGTCCCAATTGGCAACAGCCGGCTATTGCCATCGTCGGCACCCGCGCCCCTACGGCCTACGGTCGACAGTGGACCCAGAAAGTCAGCGCTGCCCTGGCGGAAGCTGGCTGTGTGGTGGTCTCGGGGCTGGCAACGGGGATCGACGGCATTGCCCACCAGGCCTGTCTGGATGCCGGCGGCAAGACGGTGGCCGTGGTGGGAACGGGGGTGGACAAAGTTTACCCAGCTCACCATCAAGCTCTCTACCGGCGCATCCTGGCCCAAGGGGCCATCCTCAGCGAATATCCCCCCGGCACGCCACCGGCCAAGGAGCATTTTCCCCAGCGCAACCGCATCATTGCCGGCCTCTGCCGCGCCACTTTGGTGATGGAGGCTCCGGAAACCTCGGGAGCGCTAATTACTGCTCACCTGGCCAACCACTACGGTCGGGAAGTGTATGCCCTGCCGGGGAACATCGACACGGCAGCAGCCCGCGGCTGCCTGCAGCTCATCCGCGACGGCGCCGGCATGATCCTGGGGATCGAGGAGCTGTTGAAAGACTTGGGCCTCCTCCAGGGATCCCCTGTGCTAAAGCAGCCCTCGTCCACTGGCCCCAGCGATCCCCAACAGCAACTGCTCTGGCAGCTGCTAGGGGAGGGCATCCTCAGCCTCGATGCCCTGGCCCAGGCTAGCCAGATGGATATTGCCACCCTTTCCAGTACCCTGCTGCTTATGGAATTGGAAGGCTGGCTGGTACAACTGCCGGGGATGCGCTACCAGCGGGCTCGCTGA